The following is a genomic window from Theobroma cacao cultivar B97-61/B2 chromosome 10, Criollo_cocoa_genome_V2, whole genome shotgun sequence.
TATTCACCAGTTTTGATTCCCCGAAATTTGcaaccaaggtgagtagtagaTGTGACTCTTAATTATAATCTtgcttttaaatattatttattattaatcttattaattttcctactattatattttatgcaaATCTAcccattttttattcttcccTCAAAATTCCCACATTCTTTATCTGGATGCCTTACTAAATCCACTTTTTCTAATTGATGGAAAGAAATTAGTTCACGTAGATCTCAAACCAAATAGGTGCCCCCTTAGCCAAGAAATTTTAGTCAcccaaggtttttttttttttttaatcttattcTCACGGTTTGATCTCATGCTTTAGCCTACTCTGTTTGAGCCTTCAAAGGTGAGGCAATTACATGGagtttatttctttaattgttGTAAAAACAATTGCAATGTTTAGTAACTTTATATTGTAAATCATTATCATTAAAGTATAATCATAAGACATTGAAGCATATTCATGTtcatatttcctttttctatattttggTTTTCAATCTTTTGTCTTAAGTGATTTGCTAGGTAGGGttattaatgatttttattatttgtatgTTTTATAACTTGGTTATATCATTGATAGTACAACTAAATATTCATattgtatatcatattttcataacttttctTCTCATGGGAATTTACTTCATTATATATCTATTTGTATTATTCACTTCAGTTGTTATTAGTTGCTTCTGGTTTCTTAATTAGCCTATAGTTTTGTTTAATGTCAGGTTGGAGCGACTAGAAGAGCTACACCTTTATCCATGTATACAAAGGCGAGTCATTAGCTTATTAAAGCTGTGTTCATCACCCCACTTGACCTCGCTAACACTGACGGTTTCTTCTAGACGTATTCCAAAAAGTTTTGCTTTCCCTAGATTACAAAGCTTCATTATAATTGTAAACTTGGTAGCAGAAGATGTTTATAATGTGTATGAAACTAATTCTGTTGGGTATTTGACCTCAAGAAGAATCTTGGCAATCAGTGGATTCTCATTGAATGCATTCAAGAAGTTGTTTTGGAATGTGGAAGAGCTTACTCTTGATAACGTCATGGATTACAAAGATATTGTCCCAAGTGCAGATCAAGGGGGACTGAATGAATTAACTTCTTTCAATATTAGAGATTGCAAGGATTTGGAATACTTGATTGATACAACACAAGAGCAAGGGCCACACTCTGCTGCTGCATTCTGCAATTTGGTGATATTAACTTTGACCAACATGATTTGCTTGAAAGAGTTGTGCCATGGTCGGTTTCCGAATGGGTTCTTGCAGAAGTTAGAAATATTGACTATATCGGAATGCAATAATCTCATAGTTGCAATTCCGGGCCTGccaaatataaaagaattgAGTGTTGAAGATTGTGCGAGGTTGGAAGTGGTATTCCAAATAAATGGGCGTCTTCATGCCAATGAAGAAAATCAGACGTCAATGCTATCAAGTTTAACTAATTTGGAGTTAGATTCATTACCAGAATTGAAGCACATATGGACAGGACCTCCTCATCTTGTTAAACTCCAAAGTCTGGAGGTTATCAGAATAGCGTCTTGCGATAAACTGGCATCTCTCTTTCCTGCCACCATTGCTCAAAGTTTGGTGCATCTAGAAGAACTCCATATACACGATTGCAGTGAGTTGGAACATATCATCACAGAAGCAGAAACTGATAACAATGAAATAGTATTCGACACGCATCTCCATTCTCTGTGTTGGCCAAAATTGAAAACTGTCCATATAAGTTGTTGTCCAAAATTAGAATATATGTTTCCGAACACTTCGGCTCAAGGTCTTCCGTGCTTGGAATTGGTTGAGATAATTCATTCTCCTCAATTAAAGCAAGTCTTCAATATGGCAAGCTCCAAGGTATCTACCTATCACTTAAGCCTCCGAAAGCTGAGGCTTGTAGAAATAAGTAGTAAGACACTGGCATCTCTATTTCCGAAGTCCGTCGCAGAAAGTCTAGTGCAACTGGAAATACTACAGATAGATTGTTGCCCTTTGTTGGAGCAAATTTTCTCAGAAATGAAGGTGTCTACGCATCATGCAAATCCGCCCGGGCTAAAGGATTTAGAGGTGCGCAATTGCCACAGGCTGCCAATTCTTTTCTCAGTGCCCCTTACTCCTTGTCTGGTGCAATTAGAAAGACTTGAGCTAGAGAACTGCACTATATTGGAGCAAATTATCTCAAACAAGGGAGTCGGTGATGGCAAAGTACTAAAGAATCCTCTGTGCTTGTCCAAATTGACGACTCTTAAGATAATTGCTTGTCCTAGATTGGAATATATATTTCCAGGCTTTGTGGCTGAACGTCTCCCACAATTGAAAGTGCTTCACTTAGAGGATTTGGCACAAATAGAACAAGTCATCAGCCCGGCAGATGACAGGGATGGAGATGACATTCTGCTCAAGTTGCCAGCTTTGCAGACATTATCAGTGAAAAATTGTCCCCAGTTGACATCCTTCATTATCCAGGCTCAGATaaaggtattttttttctttctcatttcttttttatggtTTTGGTCACCACCAAGTGTCGTGCAAAAGTATTGTGCTTTTTGATGGGCTGCAATGGCATAAATGCACATACTGTGATGAACTCTTTAGATGCAAAAAGGAAGTAGTAAACTCATTGGTGTCGTTAAAACCCATTTATGTTGTAGTGGACAGAACTAAAGTAGTGAACTCAATTGTTTTATCACATCTGATAAAACCATCTGCAGTTCACCATTTTCTCTTAGATAAAAATGTAAGAGCAATGAcctatgtttttgttttccactttcaaaaaatttgacGACATTTTTggctttaaattttgaaacataagTGCTGCAACTAAAAATGTAGGATTTTCTATGAATTGACATCTAAAGGTATGAAGACTTACGAGTAACATTTGCTCAAGTATTCCCAATCAAACACAAAAGgaatttatttagttacatTTAGTGGTATCTGTATTTGCAGGAATTATATCTTTCTAAGTTGGGAAATAGCAACCAATTGTGTATTTCAGCCAATTGCAATCAAGACTATATAGCTGTTGGGAATTATGAAGAGGTATTTCAGGTTCATGGTGGGTATTCATTCTCAAGTATAAAAGAATTGCACCTGGAGCATTTATCTAAAGTGCATAATATATGGAGGAGCGATGTTGCTCAAGTTGTAACCCTTGAAAACCTTACAATTCTGCAGGTGAATGATTGCAAGAGGCtaagatatatattttcacCTACGACTGCTCGAAGTTTATCACAGTTGGTCGATCTAAATATAACGAAATGTGATGAATTGGACCAAATTATTGCTGAAGATGAAGTTTGTTCATCATCAAATCGTTATCCCAACCCTATAAGCTTTCCTAATTTGACCACAATTTCTGTTAGATTttgcaaaaaattgaaaagtctCTCTCCACTCGGATCTGCTTGTTGTCTTTCAAAACTTCAAAGTTTAAGAGTTCAAGGGAACTCTAAATTGGAGCAAGTATTTGAAccagaagatgaagaagaagcaaTAGCTGAAAAGGAGATAAAGTTTGATCGATTAAGATTATTATCACTTGAAGAACTACCAAGCCTCATTGACTTCTGTCCAATGGGATATCATTTCGTATTAtcggatttgaattgtttgatAGTAGAAGAGTGTCCCAAGCTGACTACAGGTTTCTTCATAGATTCAGAGAAATATGTGCACGCCAAAGCAAAGGTACACACCCTGAAAACTTTAATCCTATCTATTTTAAGGCATAATCTTCAAAGTCTTCATGTAAATTACTTAAATGATTAAGTGATACACTGCAACCAAATCGTTAGTCTAGAATAtcacatttaataaatttgGCCTAAAACgcttataaattttaatatgccTATTTCTTCGACATTCTACAATGGAAGAAAATGTTTTAGGTGTCCGAAGGATACCTTGTACAATCACTCACTTGCTAAGgagttttgatgaaaaattcTCTAATCACGTTTCCACCTTAGTAAACCATTTGTTAAGCcaaccacaacctttatcTTTGCGCTCCTTAAGCAACTTCTTATCCTCAAGGGTAAGCAAAAATTCATTAGGAGACAAACTCCTCGCAAGTAGTCCTGAAATGcctttcattttaaataattccaTTAAATCTGCTAAATATGAAATACATTCTGTTGTTACCCCAACACTTCTCCTCTGCCAAAGTATGTTTTCCATGCTCAACTCATGATACACTTTTTAAGACATTGAATATCatcttctttctcttcatttGAAGCTCCACCTTTTTCAAAAGCACCCTTGCAATACCAGAGCATAAGATGACTTAGTGAATAAGGCCAGCTTCTGTCTCAAAATTCAACAGTAAGCTCCATTCCTATCTTCATTAATGCTAGGCGCATAAAAAGCTTCCTTTCCACTTCCTCCTTCAAAATAAATCTCGACTTCCATAGCTGGCTATATTAACCTCTAGCCTTTGGTTAAGAAGCCAAGCTCCATTGAAATTTTGGATTGCTCTTCGAGATTCATTAAAAGATCCAAATATGACAAAGCGATGCCGCTTAACGTATTCGTTTCTGTTTCTCCCTATAAATGTATTGACAACCTTTTCGAATTGATCAAAAATCTTTTGAAGCCATCTTCAATGGACTCTTGCAAGAATATTATtcacaaaaactaaaaatactCTAACATGATtattattgatgaataatgagtAAGAGCTTTGATTATTGACTAGTGAATTATGTACAAGCTTTTATTTGGTATGTGCAGAGGCAATTCGAGCCTTTAATTTATAAGGCATAATCTTCGAAGTCTTTACTTAAATTACTTAAATGATTGAGTAATACACTGCAATCAAAAAGTTGGTTTAGAATATCACTTTTAGTGAATGATTCCGTCACCTTTTATGAATTTTGGTCTaaacttatttataaattattatatgtcTATTTCTTCGTTTTTCCTTGTCACATGCGATATTAATACTTTTGTTTTACATTCCATTgctttaattgttttaaaaggCACTACAATTGCTTCAAGAAGACCTCATCGGAGGGTCTACTAGTACTCCAAATGTATTTCATGCTGAGAACATATATTGGTTTAGCAGCATGAGTGGTGTGCTCCCACCTTACATGGAAGAATGATGAGATGATTTTAGGGGAAGTTGCAACGgcatatctaaaaataaacaattagGTTGAGGCTGTCAACTAAATGATTTTGTGGGCTATTATGGTAGAGTATGATCTTTGTAAACCCAGTTTTTGATCAAGGGCATTGTTTAGAATGTTGATGATTTATGCTGCCAATATATTTCTAGGCAACAGTGAACTTTTGTAATTGTTCAAGTTCTCAAAACCTATTGTTGAAACTCTGTTGATCAAGTAGCTTATCGAATAATcagtgaaagaaaaataagtgaTGAAGATGTATCTGTTGTAATTCTATTCATCTTGAAAGTAATTACAAGATGAATCTGTTGTAATTCCATTCATCTTGAAAGTAATTACAAGcaaactatttataatagtattGTAAGAGTAAAGTAAGTGTAACTACTAATTGACTGACTAAAGTAATAACTAAGCTAACTAACTAATTACCACATGAGTTAAAGTaaagaaagtaaaagataaaatataactATTCACAAAATAAGACTATTTACCATAAATAATCACATGATATGCACGTGGTCCTTTCCTTTATTAAACTTCAATCTTTACTGTGTCAATCATCAGCCTTCAGGAAAGGTTTAGCTACTCAATCAAGTCTAATACCCCCCTCAAGGTGAACTATGTATATTATGCACATTCATCTTGCTTAGGAGGCGTTGAAAATCCTTTGGTTACAGAGCTTTAGTAAAGAAATTTGCAAGCTGAGACTCAGTTGAAACATAAATTGGTTGAATCAATCTtgcaatattttttctttgataaaataataatccaGCTCTATATGCTTTGTATGCTCATGAAACACAAGATTTTTACTAATGTAAATGGCAGATTGACTGTCACAATATAACTTCATTGCATCTTTATGACAAATACCAAAGTTTGCCAATAAAGATTTCAGCCATATACCCTCACAAGATGTTGCTGCCATTGAACAATATTCAACTTCAACTGGGCAACAACAGATTTCTTTTAGATCTCCAACTAACCATAGAATCATCAAGAAACAAATCATATCAAGTAACAAATTTTCTAGTGTTGGGATAACCTATCTAAACACTATTCGAATAAGCATGAAGCTACAGATTGGATTGTGAATGCATCAAAATTCCTTGCCTTAGTGCCCCTTTTAAGTACttcaaaactttaaaaactGCAAATAAATGTTCATGTGAAGGATTATCCATAAACTGGGATAACACTTGATCGGCATAACATATATTTGGTCTTGCGAATGTCAAATATATTAGCTTTCCAACTAGCTGTCAATAAATTGTAAGATCtggtaatttattttcttccgTAGCCTTTTGTAGTTTATGGTTATAATCCATAGAAGTAGAAATAGTTTTGGTACCTAATAAACCATACTTTTCAAGCATATCCAAAGCATATTTACATTGACAAACTAATATTCCTTCAGGTGACCTAGCAATTTCTAATCCCAAGAAGTATTTGACTACACCAAGACCTTTCAACTTGAAGTGGGAACTCAGAAACTCCTTAACCTTTTCAACCAACTAATCAGATGTACTGCCAATAactatatcatcaacatacacAAGTAATACAACAAAATGTCCATTGTAACAATCATGGTGAATAAAGAGTAATTTGACAAGGATTGTTTGAATCCATGCGTTGTAAGGAAACTAGTAAATTTAGCATTCCATTACCTAGAAGTTTGCTTGAGTCCATATAAAGACTTGTGTAGCTTACAGACAAGCTTTACATCAGATGAATGTCACTTTACACTAAATAACCTAGAGGTATTTCCATGTATACTTCTTCTTCAAGATCCCCATAAAGAAAAGCATTGTTTACATCAAGCTACCTTAAATACCACGTTTGTGTTGTTTCAATGGCCATGGATACATTAACTGTTGTCTGCTTAGGAACAACGTTGAAAGTTTCTTGATAGTCAAAGTGCTCAAGTTGACTATAACATTTGGCTATTAAAAGTGCCTTATATCTTTCTACACTACTATCAGCCTTCATTTTCACTTTGTACACTACTTTATAACCAATAGCATGACAATATGAGGGCAAAGGCACTACTGACCATGTTTTATTGTCTTCTAAAGCTTGCAATTCAAGAACCATGGCATCTTTCTAATGAGAGTATAGCATGATGATATGATGTAAGTTCATGTATTTGAGATAGAGTAGAAATGAAAGACTTATGTATAGGTGACAGTTTATAAGTAGTTGGGTAATCTATTGTAGGATGTGAAGTAACACATGTTAAGCTTGAAGACAAGTCAGTATAGTAGGCTTCTAAGTATTTAGCAACATGCCTAATTTGATAGCATTTCTTAGTTAAAAAAATGTATCAAGGTGAACAGGAACAAGGCTAGTTTGAACATTGTCAATAGAAACAATAAATAAGTTTTGTGTGGAATCAAGTCATTTTGGTATCAAATGATTTTCTAATGAAATATCATGTGCATTTGACTAAGAAATAACTTGTGGAATAGATGAATTGTccaaaatgtcaaaattaatatgaaaatgataaaagataGGGTCATGTACACCAGgtgtttgataaaatgttCACTGTTGTGTTTAACATacatgaaaggaaaaatattttcatgaaaaacaaCATTCTTGTATGAGCATCAATATCATATACCCTATACTCTTTGGCACCATTAGGATACCCCAAAAATACACATTTACTAGCActtttatcaaatttatttttgtgttgAGACAACATAGACATAAAGCATAGGTAGCCAAAAACTCTTAAGTGATTGTAATTAGGCAAAGTATGATAAAGTAGCTTAaatggtgtttttttttagatgattttggAAGGCATTCTAATTTATAATGTGAACTGTAGTTAAGACAAAATCAACCCAAAATGATATAGGCAAATGTGACTAATGCAACAAAAACTTGGCCATTGTCAAAATGTTGGTGTTTCTTTTCAACCAACCTATTTTGTTCAAGTGTCTTATTGCAGAACAATTGATGAATGACTCTTGTTTTGACATAAAAATCACTTAACCTGAACTCCAAACCATTATTtgatcttaaaattttgattgatgtCTAAAATTAGTTTTGAactaaattgagaaaaaaaagaatggtGCTTGAAACATTTGATTTACATCTCTTAAAAAATATCCATGTAAAATGACTAAAGTCATCAACTATAGTGAGAAAATGTTGTTGACCGATCAAGGTGTGTGTTTCATAAGGCCCTCAGATGTCTACATGAACAATGTCAAAAAGATGTTTTGAGCTTTGAGTATGTATAAGAAATGAAAGTCTTTTTTGCTTAGCCAGAGGACATATTTCACAAAATAGGTTATTTGAACATTGAATATTAGAAATCTGTTTATGTAACACATTTATCCTCTCTATAAGAGCATGACTTAGTCTAAGATGCCATACGTCAAAAGTTTTTGAAGTTGAAATACAAAGATTGCTTGAAAAAGTATTATAAGCAATAATTGAAGATACAattgaaaaatcaacaaaaatttctaaactaAACTTTGATAAGTCCATTTCATCTTTGTCATCTTGCATGAGATAAAAGCTTGAATGATACAAACATTATCagtgaaaaacacaaaatttgATGTGGAATCAGTGAGCTAAGAAACTGATATCAAAGTGAACTTGAAACTAGGCACATACAACACATTTTTTACAGTAAGAAAagagttattttgattatGCCAATGTGTGAAATAAGGACTCTAGTGTTATTTGGAAGTTGGACATAGCAGTTATCAATAGTTTTGGCATAAACGAATTTTTCTAGAGTACAAGACACATGATCCATTACCCCTATGTTTATAATCTAGGAACtttatttaaacatgaaaACATTCACATATTTATACCTAACAATGAGGTTATTGGTTGtattaaaacaagaaatgCCAAAAATAATACTTGcaaatgaaaaattgattAGAGAATGCTTGGTCTGCTGGTTGCTTATTGAAGGAATTGTTAAAGGACTTTTATCATCATTAATGTTCATTCCACTTTTACTGAGAAAATCCATCAACTTATGAACTTGATTCATAATCATAGACAAATATGTCACAGAACTAGGAACTTCAACTTCATATTCTCGATCAAACTATAAATCTTCTACATTAGCTCTATTTTTAGCAAAAATATGATTCACAATAGGTTTCTTTTCTTATAAACACCTCATTTTCCTTTGGTGAACTTGAAATCATCAGGGAATTAGATCAATCTATAACAGCTCTCTTTGACATGGCCCTTCTCATTTCAATGTGAACAAGTAACAACTTTCTTAAACATATTCTTCCCTTCGAACATTGTAGCGATAGCTACTAAGGGCTGTAAAGCTAATTAAGTTTGAACTAGCAAACTCCTTAAGTTTTCTCCCTTAGAACTAAACTATAAACTTTGTCTAAGGAAGGTATTaaatcctttaaaataatttgagaCCTAATTCCCGAGATGAATCATTCAAAACTTTGAAAGTCATATCCTTTTGATACTACTCAAAGTACTATTTGAAGCAATTTATGTTACATTTCCCATATTTGCATTGTTGTAAGGAACAAAAATTCCTCATTTCTTCCCTAACTTTC
Proteins encoded in this region:
- the LOC18586950 gene encoding probable disease resistance protein At4g27220, with the translated sequence MAAEFAAAAAANTMGNLATEYASTYLSYFFRFGKIVDDFKNRRTELELKKDRVKNDVDEALTQTKVIEKDVVDWLTRAEKELGEAQSLQDEMERKKCFNWCPSWGWQYCLSKRVVKKTLYISQLLETCNFQRIGHRATLPGLEFISSKDFMSSESSNSAFKEIMDALNNCDVNMIGLYGMGGVGKTTLAKEVGKQAKQLFDKAVIVTVSQAPNVSSIQDKIADFLDLVLEKKTIEGKAEQLWLRIKDVKNILIILDDVWEELDLKAIGIPFGDDHNGCKIFLTTRLQQVCTRMNCQKDVQLNILSEHEAWALFKDNAGLKDVPSPLNDVAKKVSGECKGLPLAIVTVGRALKDETLDGWKVVYQRLKDSRHMENQDVCGGIYSSLKISYDYLKTDSSRSCLLLCSLFSEDHEIRIEELIVYGIGQGIFDGVNLIEDARREMRVTITNLQKSGLLLKANDERLVKMHDVVRDFVHWMTSEGENTFMVKSGLKEWPKSRCYTAISLSKINIFPDKLEFPNLKTLLLDCDYDNDNESLTRVPSMFFKGMKVLNVLVLKRVFLSLEVLQFLTNLRTLHLEGCHLENASALGNLKELEILVIRYSDINKLPYELWELTTLRLLVIWNYSPVLIPRNLQPRLERLEELHLYPCIQRRVISLLKLCSSPHLTSLTLTVSSRRIPKSFAFPRLQSFIIIVNLVAEDVYNVYETNSVGYLTSRRILAISGFSLNAFKKLFWNVEELTLDNVMDYKDIVPSADQGGLNELTSFNIRDCKDLEYLIDTTQEQGPHSAAAFCNLVILTLTNMICLKELCHGRFPNGFLQKLEILTISECNNLIVAIPGLPNIKELSVEDCARLEVVFQINGRLHANEENQTSMLSSLTNLELDSLPELKHIWTGPPHLVKLQSLEVIRIASCDKLASLFPATIAQSLVHLEELHIHDCSELEHIITEAETDNNEIVFDTHLHSLCWPKLKTVHISCCPKLEYMFPNTSAQGLPCLELVEIIHSPQLKQVFNMASSKVSTYHLSLRKLRLVEISSKTLASLFPKSVAESLVQLEILQIDCCPLLEQIFSEMKVSTHHANPPGLKDLEVRNCHRLPILFSVPLTPCLVQLERLELENCTILEQIISNKGVGDGKVLKNPLCLSKLTTLKIIACPRLEYIFPGFVAERLPQLKVLHLEDLAQIEQVISPADDRDGDDILLKLPALQTLSVKNCPQLTSFIIQAQIKELYLSKLGNSNQLCISANCNQDYIAVGNYEEVFQVHGGYSFSSIKELHLEHLSKVHNIWRSDVAQVVTLENLTILQVNDCKRLRYIFSPTTARSLSQLVDLNITKCDELDQIIAEDEVCSSSNRYPNPISFPNLTTISVRFCKKLKSLSPLGSACCLSKLQSLRVQGNSKLEQVFEPEDEEEAIAEKEIKFDRLRLLSLEELPSLIDFCPMGYHFVLSDLNCLIVEECPKLTTGFFIDSEKYVHAKAKALQLLQEDLIGGSTSTPNVFHAENIYWFSSMSGVLPPYMEE